The Mercenaria mercenaria strain notata chromosome 6, MADL_Memer_1, whole genome shotgun sequence genome contains the following window.
TAATAACCTTTCTAGTGGTTCTCTGACCATCATTACACTGATGCGGTGTTTCTGAGACATAATTTGCTGGAAATAGTTCATGCACTTCCTACCGTATATACCTACCATGAGCACTGTGAGATTATTGATGTCGCCAGTAAAGTTGTGGTCGAGAACGTAAAGAACGCGTTTTGAGTTGGTCGAAGCCACTTTACAGTTGTAGCAAATGGTTAAGTTATAACTTCGACTAACCATGTATTCGCGATCGAAGTTACATTTTGTATTGGGATTAAGTCGtaaattgttttctttcagaAATATTTGACATCTTTCCTTGACAAGATTTGCACGTTGTCTCGCTGAAAGGTTTTGTCCGTTTTCATTTAACAACTTGTGCATTATCTGAAAAAAGAGAtagaatgttaaaaaaatttGGAACCCACTCTTTTAGTGAGATAAACTTACAGGATttcagaaagaaatatttatttcaaatatgatttaCCCTGTCCGTTTGACAAACATTTAGCTCTTCAAATGCATAccttacatgttttatatttagAACAGCAAGTTAAGAATTTATACAACGATCTTGTGGTTCTCTTGATGTATGTATAACATTTTAGATATATAGAATTCTTCATTACCTTCACAAATGAAGAGCACagaatatgtaaaacataaatatataagtcaacataaagaaatatttacgatATAGTACATGGCAACAATTTCTAGCTAGAAAGTTAGttatattctgtaaatatatttagaaatttaagTATTCACAATATACATAATGCCATGAGCAAATTTGAAAACCATATTCAATAAATAATAGGAACTATAAACTTGATGATGCATAAGGCAATATGAAATAGACAATCTTCCGCAACTGGCTCTATGACTTGCCGCAATGAAATACAAGTTAGGTAGAATATGAGCAAACATTCCACAGATGAATTGCGCTAATGCTGGTActaatatacaatatatttactGTGAACAGCTCCAGTTGAGTCAAAAATTTGggtatacaaatatatattttcaaatgtatctACAATCATGAAACAATGTAAACAGACATTTTTATATCTTCGAGAAATTGCTAATAAAGCAAATTTATGGCACTTATATTATTGtattatcatatataaaataaagtgctTTACTGATAACATAAAAGCTTTTTCAGAGATACATTTTCAGACATTTGTTTCTTGTATAATGCTGGGACAAACcaaaaataaagtgaaataattGTTCATTAGGTTACATTTGCATAAGTGCAACAAACATTGTCATGCCAAATCCTTCAATATATCTCTCCACAATAATTCCTTTCCTTGCAGTtcaaaacatcaaaacaacacTGTATGCTCATCCAGATTGTCTGTTACTTACATTTAACAATGTATGCTTCGAGAACAACTTACCTATAATTCTGACAGTATTTCGCATATATGATAACAAAGAATAGCCATTAGAAGACAAATTGCAGGCAAATACTTTATCTTTTTAATATCAAGAACTATTAGAAAAAAATTCAGTGAATCCCTTGATTTAATATACTAAATATATTGGCTCTTTTGCAGTGCTTGGGTGCTTTGTGCTTcctggaaatctacccttactttaAATCTTTAAGGTCGCCAAACTTTCATTAAAATGGTTTTACGTCGGCATGCCTGGTAGCAATGTATAACTCCATGTTGTGATAATAATAGGTTTTCTGGAAAGTCTAGAACTACTTTCAGTgttgttgttaggatggtcttgaAAGCAGGCAGATTTCTCAGACTTAGTATACATTTTGACACTAGTAAGAGCAACCCAAACTGTTCGGGTCAATCCTCCAAATGATTCGATCTTCATAACCTAACAGTAAACGTTAAATATTTACACTGCAACGTGTCTTCCacagtaaacaaacaacatcttaaCATACTTTCCTGCGGCCTAATATCGACAGATCACGATAAGATGACACACACGAATCTTAATTTTTATcagtattatttaaaatatgtagCCCGCGAACGTAAATTTAGTACAGAATCACTAATCAATATCACAATCAAGACCACTGTACCCACTAAAAgattcaaaagataataggtaagggtagatttctcggaagcacagagcaccaaaaacacaaccacagagccacgcatttgcatagtaggcccacaaccaaaagaagctgtaatggaaaaatatttcaaacgggttgcttcaaacatcaaacaagtacatataaatttatgctaaatatagatggaggagaAGGAAATGGCAATGGGCAAaatgggggagggggagggggcagTGAGGAAGGAACCCGATAGGGAAAGTTGAACAGaacgaatatacaaagggaatgtcACGTTActtaataacagtcacattaTAAAGTACACCGCAATAGCGCAGACAatcgtgtaccaaagataaacatacaaccacgactaactgaataatatagaaaaacgaacaagcaataCATAAGAAAGCAGTAgagcaccgttatagactcacaagcatacaaacgcacccacacaagtaaaaataaaaaccGTGTACCGTCTTAAGattccggctgccaaaacaaaggggagccacgaaaatttactcaaagtaaagggggaggggatgcaataAGTTATAGTGTTGACCAAATATATGATTGCTACCCGATGAGCAAAAGAGCTAAAGAGGTCCAAGTGTTCTTTGCATAAGAGTCAGTTCTTTAAAACGACTTGACGGGGCGAGAAGTTTGGGCTTAATGAAATAGCTTCTTTATCGGTAATATATATCCTGATCACAGCCGTATTTCACTTGAGATTTCGACAGATTGTAAGTGTAGATATTTTTTGGACTTTTTGTGACACAAAATAGGCAATTTTAGCGTCTGTTACATAAGACTTAATAGAACCTCTTTGCTCTGTTCCTCGCATGCAAATGAGAGTTTAAGTCTAAGATAATGAAACAAACTTTTACCACAATAAGATTTATGTCCAGCTATTTGACCAGCGGTATGTGTGTAACATAGGACATTCTACTGGATATACGTACAAGAATAGAATTTGTGCGTGTGCCAATTTCAGAAATGACTTTGGTGAATATTGCATTACCAGTCGCAGGCTTTGCTGTGGACATCTGCTATGGGTGGTCTGACAGCTAGAAATTAGGCATAACCAAAAGTCTGATTGTTTTAAGTAAACCTCGTCAAACTGAATCAGAGGTTGTTGCATGTTACCCTGATCATATACTGGTAGGACATTAGGGCGACAGAATGTGTTTCTTTTTGGTCTGGGACGGTAACAAAGCACTAACATTACAAACACTATAAGCTTTATTAGAGCCCTACGTGCAATCTAATTAAGATGTTGTAATTACACTCTTGTAGTCTCTTTTAAGTACCAGTTTCTTATGTTAACTTTGGATTTGCTCGAgttggtggtggtgtgtgtgtgtgtgttcgggtttaactttttttcaacaatatttcagtcatataaacgacggtgtctgcttgtagcagtgagcacaatgcccaattttatagtgctgccgcACTGGAATGTCACGCCGTAGACACtagacatgataccccacccaatcacattatactgacacctggctaaccagtcctagcactaccctcgtaaagctgagcgccaagcgaggaagctactagtaccatttttatgtctttggtatgacgcggccggggatcgaacccaagtcctcctgcactcgaagcggacgctctaccactaggctaccgaggcggtaaagAGTTAGTGGATATGATATGACTAAATGATACCATATGAACTAACATTTTGTCATTTCAAGCCACTGACGTTGCTTTTACTCAAAGTCTTTCATTAGGTAGAATGTCATAGAATCAATAATTTCAATAAAGCTGTCGTTAACGCTTCTACACAATTTAGATAACTGGACTAACTTAGAAGAATCATCCACTGACAGCAAATCGTGTTTAAATATAAATCTGTCTACATGTGTGTCATTTTTGGACAAACGTTGCTATAAATGAACTACAAAGAAAACGACTGCCTGAAAATGTTAAATATGCCACCTTGGCAGTTGGCCAAGGAAATTCTTGGAGCAGGGTTAGAACTTTTTACGTAATGGTTCCAATATACAAGGTCATAAACCATTCATGAAGGCGGTCGCCTATGAATCCCAAAAGGTCTTGCAAATGCTCAGAATTTGGCAATGTCCCAAGGGAATTCTTCTCCATAAGTACAGTTTGGGGCTAACGATTTTAATAGTTCCAATAAACAGGGGTCATTGTTTACCTGAAAGTTAATCAACCTTTAACTGTATCATTTagtaagaaaaagaaaatatgtgttTCGTAACTATACTTTGTTAAATTAATAGAACCATATCTGTGGTGATATCTTTCATAGGATTCTGAAAGAAGCACAGACATGCCGTATGATTGATATGAAGTgaaactttaacaaggatttcCTAGCACCAAAAGAATGCATAATCTGGCaaaaattaatgttacttttggGACTTGATAccatcacctagttttataaacccaagGACGCGTTTAGTTTCAAATGAATGTCTGCATTTTAGAGTAAtttaacttgcacgcaaaactttaaccaggattttccaaaaGGGGTATCATTTGTCCAAAATGCATGctagagttatgagacttgatgctatcatctagttttataacccagaagacacatgtgaagtttcaattcaatatttgcataagaTTTTCAGATAGAAACTTCGTGCAAAACTTTAactccaaaagggggcataatttgccaaaaatgcatgtcagaggtAGGAAGACTAGTAATTGacataatttttgaaagctatatGCTTTGAAATGATGGCTAcacgtacttgcatgcaaaagttTAACCGAGATGTGACGCCGACGATAGGGTGTGTAGAATAGCTTCAAAAGTCGAGCTCAAAATAGAATCCCTATGATCTTGACTTGTGAGtcactgaccccaaaatcaataccagtaggtatatttctaaaatggtaCTTATTCGTTGTCTGCGGCTATATACTTCAGAGACCTTCGGAAACGAACCACTTAAGGTCCATGTGAACTTGACTCTTATGCATTATTCCTAAAATCAAAACGGATTCTCCTTTACTGGCGCTCAAAAATTGTGACAAGTTGACAAGTTTTGAAAGCCACCTATGTCACAATTTACAACTGAGAATCAAGAAACCATTTTCAGGGTCTGGGTCGCTATGAAATTGACCTTAAACCTATCTACCCCAAAAACGTCAGGACTCCACTTTAAATGGTGCTTATTCATCTTGTATGAGGAAAAGCTGAAGATAAACATGTATACTTTTCTACCCAGAGCCCGGAAGCAACAAAAAATAATTAGGTCAAGTCCATGCCACCATGACCTTAGTGTcattaaagcaaaacaaaaaacaaaagtgaTCGTCCTCAAGTGGGGCGTAGTCATCCTGTAGTATTTGGAAGCTGTAGCTATATACTTTCTGACTGAGAATCTGACGTTACGGGCATTGCCATTCCATTAAtctgtttttaatcccccgccgtggcggagggattataggaatggtctgcgtccgtccttccgtcagtccgtgcccgcgaaatgatggttaagtgactgcataacggtactttctctttgatgtcattcattccgttctgtttatgtgactatttttctttttatgtgactgttagaacaatagagagaacaatgggggagtcacataaagaccgtttcgttagaacgtccgtccttccgtccgtctttccgtccttccgtccgtaacaaaatcgtgtccggtcaatatctcctaaaccccttgaaggattttcatgaaacttggatcaaatgatcacctcatcaagacggtgtacagaacccataagtcagccttgacggttcaaggtcaaggtcacaactcaaggtcaaatgtttgagcctgccattttgtgtccgctctatatctcctaaaccccttgaaggaattttataaaacttgggtcaaatgatcacctcatcaagacgatgtgcagaacccatgagtcagtcatgccggctcaaggtcaaggtcacaacttagggtcaaaggtttgagccttccattttgtgtccgctctatatctcctaaatcccttgaaggattttcatcaaacttgggtcaaacgatcacttcatcaaggcgatgtgcagaacttatgagtcagccatgtcggctcaaggtcaaggtcacaactgaaggtcaaaggtttgagccttccatttcgtgtccgctctatatttcctaaaccccttgaaggagttttataaaacttgggtcaaatgattacctcatcagaacgatgtgcagaaattatgagtcaaccatgccagctcaaggtcagggtcacaactaagggtcgaaggtttgagatCTTCCTCAGTTGTTTCGTAAACATCATGTAgtgtttgaaagctgtagctataTACTTTCTGACTGAGAATCTGACGTAACGGGCATTGCCATTAcataaactgtttttattttttcaaaacaggcGTATACAACGGTTTCAGTGAAGTATGTGATAATGGCCATCTTGGTCATATTGCATATTTACTGCGATACATGTACTTACATATTTAGTTTTGATATAATCACTTCCGTCGTCCTTTCCGTAATATATCGATTCTTTCAGTCTCCTACCCCCAGCACTAAGATAATTCGTTTTGTTTATGTACTTTGTTTCGTGATGTTTCATGGACATATCTTCTGTTCTGTATATAGCTCCTTCAGTTTCAATTTTATAGTTTTTCTTGAGCGTCATTCGAACTTTGGAGTCTGCATATGATATTTTGGGTTGAATGAGAACCGTTCGGCTTTCTCCTACTAATATAGGTATCGCAGCATGATGTAGAAGCActgtcgaaaaatagaaaaatgaaaggaagcagataaaataaaattaataaaagatgATTGACTATAGGTTACCTATAAACGATGCTAAGTATTGCCTTCGTTAAACTGCATCATTTGAAAGGAACTTGTGCATGAATTCTATGTATCGAACATAATAATACTGAATACAACATTCTGGTCAACGCATTTTAATGAACAAGATTTGTTTACTAACCACATTCATCAAATTTctaatttcaagttttctttctttaaacCTGGCTATTCATTAATTTTTACATCTGAATTACCAACCTATTTGAAAGTCTTAAACAAACCCCTGATTCAATTAGTAACCATTTATGAAAAGACTCAAACCGAGTCGGCTGTGATTTTGCTCGGTTGCCTTCAATGCTTAGAAaggatattttgtatttattttatttatagtagTGAATATGTGATTAATTGATTTCATGTGAATAGTCCTTTAAAAAAGTGGAAATGCAGAAAGTTGTCAAATGTATAGAATATATCATGCAATAGAATTCAATACTGACTTAAATGCCTTTCACGTTTAATGCCTTATCCGTTAAAAAATACGGCACATTGGTTTTAATCTgtatgtaattaaatgttttcgtAAGATGAAATTAAAGTAGAGACTATTTTTCACGAAAAAAGTATGTCTACCCCATTTAACACGcaacaaatcaagggtcataactctaaagaAGATTTACTAAGCCATAACATTCCAACAATGTACACAACTAAGCTTTCCATTGGCAACTCCTTTGAAGTTTGAtagaattccaaccagtggtataggGAAAAAAGCAGTGATATCAAAGAATGACAAAGCATGGGTCATGTCTCCGCTGAAAATCATTAAATCAGGATAAGGCAATGATTGACACAACTATGCTTCACAATAACCGCTCTAGAGGTTTGGTAACATTCAGCCTAATGgtatacagcaagtagtgtaaacactataaaatatgacaaatcaagggtcataaaaATCCCTGAGCTGGTATATGCCGATAACATATATAACTAGAGTCagcactgataactcctgtaaggtttgatggaaatctgccTGATGGTGTGAAAGAAGTtgccaaattataaaaaaagacaaataaagggtcataactctcctGAAAGTCATTTAACCAGAACGTGTCGATAGTATGCGTAGTAAGACAAGGCACTGATCACTCttacaaggtttgatggaaatTCGCCTTgtcattagctcacctgagtacgaagtgctcaagggtgaactattgtggtcagtgattgtccgtcgTTCGTCGCGCGTCGTTCATCGTGCGTCGGCCGTCAGCATTTTGTTGGCCGGtgatctagtggtaacacgcttgaagGCCAATCCTGAGGTACGGGGAGGAAATTTGTGAGATGCTCTtaagtgtctcccacctgactaagaggcctgtattggttctacccagggaagatggcttcgcgtgtatcggtgctatacaccgggcactttaaagaaccagactgtctattcgcaaagagctaggctaagttagcaggACAGGCCGGTATCTCTTTCTTATCTCTCTGTCTGTTTTGgggactttatctcactctgtccctctggtcaggtcGCTCTGTACTAGTAGAATtccgcgccctgtgtggctgcgttcgctatatgtaaagcgcctttgaacgtgtttatcatgaaaagggcgctatataaatctggtataataataataaaaataataataattattataataataataacatttttctttaaacaccATCTCCTCCTAAAAAACCAggtcgattttgatgaaacttcacagggatgttttttggatggtcttctttaaaaattgaattCTGTACAGACATCTgtttgctatggcaaccgaaaggaaaaaactttaaaaatattcttgtctgaaaccacagggcctagggctttgatatctggtaggTATTTAGCATTATCTAGTTGTCCGCTACCAAGTTTATGTGGAGAAGGTGAGAAAGGGGGTTTCCACCTCCCGGCGGTTTTGGATTTTGGGCCTTTCCTTGAAAATATCGACAttttctcttgctatattccagcgttaatatattttgtttgtcacattttgtACTACGTATTACAAAGATGATCATTTGAATTCATAATTTATCACACCGCTCATGCTTACTGACAGGGATCGTGACAGTGTCTAAAATTGCAACTAGAGCAGCCCctgatattttgatatatataaccAATTTCGTATAGAGTCCTGAGTAACCGTACCCTGGAAAGTGTGTGCTTCAATAGCTTGATCACTCTGAAACAATACTTGGCCCGTACTTgtattcattaataattttatagaCAGTAACGTTAAATCAACAGTTATAGTagatatatagttatgtttcaaaaaatatgcgtcactgaaacactgtCATTCTATAATATATTCTATTGTGCAACTGCCAAGACCCGTGCAGGCATATTGTGTATCGCCAAAGGGTCCTGACAAAGCGTCTGTTAGGGTAACTGTgtctaaataaaatctgaaaagtagatccctcggaagcaccgagaacaaggcaaacagtgaattttgcagacttggtttgattgagtctgttcactgttcttgagcagtaatggaaagtgGAACACttcccacgccccctagcacccgCTTAAGgaatattcaatcttcaaatctaaatgagtcgaaatcaatgatcccgaatgaccagaaaatataacaaaactgagacGGCCGCCACATAGCACTTAACACCCggttttctgaaataaataaaatctgaaaagtagatatAAATAATGATAAGAACAGCTTTGCATTggttcgaatatgcgatttgttcacatgtgtagcagttgggattaggtaagagtatttatttatttgtttatttcctaTACAATGTGACAATTGCATAGGCAGTACTCGCACATAAAGGATGTActagtttttgttgttatcgtgTTTGAAATTTTcgtcaatgtttaatttattgcatgatttttgcatccgcattttgacaggtttttgataatttatgtactcacacattgcaaatatttcaaggtTTCCCACGCAAAACGTATTTGTTCCAGTTAATGTaaacaacatttgagccgtgccatgagaaaaccaacatagtgggtttgcgaccagc
Protein-coding sequences here:
- the LOC128557812 gene encoding carbohydrate sulfotransferase 14-like codes for the protein MDAQLVDSKRKILSRFFFSKLMLVGLFVFILLLLHHAAIPILVGESRTVLIQPKISYADSKVRMTLKKNYKIETEGAIYRTEDMSMKHHETKYINKTNYLSAGGRRLKESIYYGKDDGSDYIKTKYIMHKLLNENGQNLSARQRANLVKERCQIFLKENNLRLNPNTKCNFDREYMVSRSYNLTICYNCKVASTNSKRVLYVLDHNFTGDINNLTVLMVGIYGRKCMNYFQQIMSQKHRISVMMVREPLERLLSAYRDKRPYTGNFKNPSFSFKKYLKLILDEKMNKMNRHIYPYFERCRPCEMQYDFIGTPNHFKDDIETVLQEIGASGKVVLPKRNETGYTSKSSDQLVKQYFSKVPNDMIHKLWEKYYKDYYIFGFPYPLHLMH